The DNA region AAGGGCAGAAGCACAGGCAAAACAACGGATATGAGCGTTCTTACCGAGCAGAACGATCTGAGGGCTGTTCTGAATCATGTGAAAAGCTCACCGCAGACAGGTGATATTTATTTGTACGGTGAAAGTCAGGGCGGATTCGTTTCGGCAATAACTGCGCCTGATATACCCGATATCGCAGGACTTTTCCTTGTTTATCCCGCTTTTGTTATCCCTCATGACTGGTTAAGCAGAGATGAGAGCACCATGCAGGGCGAGTTTGAATTCATGGGTGTAAAAATCTCAAAAACATACTATGACGGCATACCTAGATACGATGTTTTCGCTAAGGCTTCAGAATTTAAGAAGCCTGTAAAAATATGGCACGGCGGCGCAGACCCTGTGGTTGATCCCGAATACTCTCTCAAACTTGTGAAAAGCTATGAAAAATGTGAACTTAAGGTGATAAGCGGTCTTGTACACTGGTTCCCGCCCGAACTGCGTGCTGATATCGCAGAAGAGATAGTTCGTTCTATAAAAGCATAAAACAAGGCTGTGTTCCTTTTTGGATAACACAGCCTTGCTTTTATTTGGAATTTTTTATGATATTACTTCATTGTGGCAAGCAAACCGTCTATATTCAGAGAACCATTCAGTTCAGCAGTCTTCTTATCATAATCTACAAAGAATTCAGCGTAGTTTACTGATTTGCCTGTACTCTCATTTGTTAAGGATACTGTGATAGTCTCAGTCTTCTTACCTGAGATATCCATTGTTATCGCACCACCTGCAACAGTTTCGCCGTTGGATATGGTCTGAGTATAACGTCTATTTCCGTTTACATAGCCATCGAGTGTAAATTCACCGCTAAGACCGTCAGGCATAGGAATGCTGATCGTCAGATCAACGGGATCCGACACGCCTGTGGAAATATAGATCCTTATCTCTGAATCTTTCTCAACTATACGATCCGACTCAAAATCCTGATCGATAACCATACCCTTATCGCCGTCATGAGGCAAATCAACAACTTTGGCTTTTAGATCGTTCTCTTCCAGAAGTTTGATAGCACTTTCTTTGTTCAGACCAATAACGTTAGGTACCTTGACTTTAGTATCCAGCGGACCCTTGCTGATGTAAAGTGTAACTGCACCTTCGAGAGCAAATTCAGTACCTGCTGCAGGTTCTGTGCCAATAGCTATACCTTCAGCAACATTATCATCGTATTTGCTTCTCAGAACGACTGTGAAGCCGGCAGCTCTAAGTTCGCTCTCTGCAACTTCGGATTCAAAACCAGAAACATCAGGGATAACTGTCAACTGCTTGCCGCGGCTTACCTTAAGAGTGATAGTGAAACCTTCCTTAACGTTCTTACCTGCTGTCTGGCTCTGCCAGAAGATGATACCCTCTTCGTAATCATTATTGTACTCATCCTGAACCTCGATATTTAGCTTATCTCCCCAATCCTGCTGTACCTGATCTATATTTTTGCCAACTAAGTTTGGGAGGACAACAGTGTTATTTCTGCCGCTTACTCTAAGAATGACTTTATCATAGCTGTTTATCGGTTCTCCGGGTTCAGGGCTCTGCCAGAAGATAATACCGTCATCATAATCAGGATTGTTTTCATATGCGATAACCACATCGGGTAAATAATCATAATCCTGATCTAAACTATCAATATTTTCTCCTATCAAATCAGGCATAGTAACATTGTCGTCGTTCTCTGCTGATGTAGTCTTTTCATCTGCGGAAGTATTCTCCGTCTTTGACGAAGCGGGACTATCGGTATTGATCTTTTTCCCGAAAAGCATGGTTGATGTTACTGCACCAGCCGCCAGCACTGCGATACAAGCTGCTATTGCTCCGCCGCGGTGTATCCTCAGCTTACCGTTAGAAGTGGTTATATTTTTATCCGTTTTGTTCTCTGGGATATTTTTATGTCCCTTTATGATACCGTTCGTATTATTCATTTTGAATCCTGCCTTTCCCATTACGGAGGAGAGAATACGTTCTTTGGCATCATCAGGTATCTGAGCATCTTTGCCGAAATCAGCGAACTCGTCACGAAGGATATCAGCGTCACTGTCAGATGCACGATAGCCTAAGTTTTTCAATCTGTTCTTCATCATTCTCTGCCCTCCAATATCTTTTTTAGTTTTTTCAGACCGCGGGATATTCTCATGTTTACCGTGCCTTTGCTCATGTGGAGCTCTTTGGCAATGTCAATGTTCTTCTGACCGAAATAGTACTTGCGTATAAATATTGTGCTGTCAGGTTCGCCAAGCTCTTTTACTGCTTCAAGCAGTTCCCTGCTCTCATCCTTATCATCGGCAATGCAGTTTTCAAGCTCATCGTAATCTACCGTATCTATGCATTTGCTTTTTTTGCGGAATACATCAATACAATGCCGCTTTGCTATAACACCCAAAATAGCTTGTACCGAACGGAATTTGAAGCCGTTATCCACCCCTGCATTGTAAAATGCAAGAAAAACATCGCTGACAGCTTCCTCGATATCCTCATTTGTGCATACATCATAAAGACGTGTGCAGGCTATCTTATATACATATGCGCTGTATTGTCTGACAGTCTGTTCAAGCCCTCGCTCGTGATCGGACTGCAACAAGATCAGAAGTTCATTGTCATTCATATGAATACCTCACTATTGAAACGTTTCAATATATACAGTCGAAACTAATGGTGAAAAAGTAACGGTGTCGGGAAATAAAATATGTAAATAATTTATTAACACAGATAAATACTGAAATTGCCCAACTCATAGATTATACCATAATCCAACAAAAAATGTCAATTATAATCATCACTCAACTTGTGGAGATTTATTCAATTTTCACGGGCAAAAGTTATACCATAATAAATGATCAGATGATATAATTATACTTGATAAATTCTTTATTTACCGATCATAATTAGGAGTGATATCATGGGATACGAAAGAATAAGCGATGCAAATATAATCAACGAAAAGTATATGGACTCCATACTATTTGAGGAACGGCTGATTGATTCTATTGCAGCGGACACCGAAATGGAATTCTTAGGCGAGAAATTTTCAATGCCGATATTTATGCCAGCATTTTCGCACCTCAGTAATTTCGGAGGACGTGAACTTACAGGTCTGGAGGAATATTCCCTTGCGGCAAAAGAACTCAATGTGCTGAATTTTGTGGGCATGGTTGAGAATGATATGTTTGAGAAGATAGTAAACACAGGTGCTAAGACGGTTCGTATAGTTAAGCCCTACGCCGATAACGGCAAGGTACGCGACCAGATGCAGTTTGCCGAAGCTCACGGGGCTTTTGGCATCGGAATGGATATAGACCACATTTTTGGTACAAGCGGATACGATATCTGCATGGGCGAAAATATGACAGCGCAAAGTGCAGATTTGCTTCGTTCCTATGTTGAGTCTTCAAAGCTTCCGTTTATTGTAAAGGGCGTGCTTAGTGTACGCGATGCTTTGCTGTGTGCTGATATCGGAGCAAAGGCGATAATAGTCAGCCACCATCACGGCAGACTTCCCTATGCAGTACCGCCTATGATGATACTTCCCGAGATAAAAGAAGCCCTCAAAGGCAGAGATGTTCGTATAATAGTTGACTGCGGTATCGCAAGCGGTTCGGATGTCTACAAGGCTATTGCTCTTGGTGCTGACGCTGCTGCGGTAGGCAGAGCAATACTTCCGTCACTAGAGAAAGATGGAACAGAGGGTGTAAAAGCCTGCTTCTCCAATATCCGAGACGAACTGAGATACGTCATGAGCTTTACGGGATTCTCGAAAGTAAGAGATATCGATGGTTCTGCACTTAGATTCACAAGATAAAACAAAGACCTCTTTGGCACCACCCAAAGAGGTCTTATTCATGTTATATAAACTCAATAAATGATATCACAATACCTTGTAAAGCCCATTTAACTGCCCCTTTAAATAGGCAAGATATTTCAGATACTCCTCATCCGTATTCAGATGTTCAAGTATCATCGGCATATCGCTGTCGATCTTATCCATAGCCTCTGCGTAATATCTCAGCGGAAATTCTCCCTGACCGGGAGCAAACTCTTCAAGTTGAATGGTATACTCCTGTTTAAGGTGAACATCTTTCAAATGACAGCTTCTTATTTTACTACCCAGAAGTTCAGCGCACTCATCAATGAATTCTTCCATGCCAAAATATCTCTCGGCTGAATTTATCATATTAATAGCATCAAGATGAACTGCAAATCTGTCACGGTCTACCATTTCGATAAGACGGAGATACTGTTTTGGGCTGGTTGGTATCATCCATGGCATTGGTTCAATGGTGAAGTATGTATCCTTCACATTAGCTGTATCGATGATGTACTGTATCATAGATACAGTTTGCTTCCAAGCTTCGTCGGTGAAATTAGCCTTGTATCCGCCGTCCCAGCGTTCTCCGAAAGCACCTGCCACATTCACCGCACACCTTGCTCCAAGATAATCTGCAAGCCTTAACTGTTCAACACAGTAGTCGAGATTTTTACGTCTCTCCTGCTCATTAGCAGCGAGAGCATTTCTCCAAATTCCCACCTCTGCTATCATGAGCCCGTTTTTTTCAGCCGCATTTTTATATTCATCGATGCGGTCTAAAGGTTCATTGCTCTGAACGGGAAAAACCACTGCGGAACACCCTAACACGCAGTGATTTTTTGCCCATTCATCAGCAGAAGAATGTCTGAGAGGCGACGATGTACCAAGTCTCATAGTCCATCCTCCTGTCAGATTATTTCAGCATAGCTGCAATGTCAGCAGCTATTTTCTCGGGTGTGATACCCAGATTGTCAAGCAGCTCATTGGCATTATACCTGTCATAGAACTCCTTGCACATTCCATAGCATCTGACATTTACATCGCTGCTGCCGAAATATGCAGCGATCTTCTGTCCGAAACCGCCGTCGAGAGAACCATCCTCCAGTGTGATGACAACCTTGCAGTTCTCTTTGAGAGTATCCAGCATCGGCGTATCAAGACCTGTTACGAATCTTGGATTTATCAGTGCAGCGTTTATCCCCTGCTGTGAAAGTATGTCAACAGCCTTTTCGCCTATCTGATAAAAACCTCCAACTGCGATAATAGCTGCTCCGTCACCATGCTTTACGAGTTCAGCCTTGTTCAGTTCACTGTAATCAGTGGGAATTTCCCTGTCGGTATGTACAACGCCGTTTCCGGGAACACGTATAGCCACAGGATATGAGTCCTGCTCAACTGCCCAGTCAAGCATTGCAATATACTCTTCTGCACAGGTTGGCGCAAGGTACGCAAGTCCGGGGATATTCGATATCATCGGGATATCATATATACCGATATGTGTAACATCACTCATACCGTATACCGAAGCTGAGAATACAAGGAATGTAACAGCAGAACTGTTAAGACAAACGTCCTGCATTATCTGGTCGTATGTTCTCTGCATAAATGTGCTGTTTACACCGAACACGGGCTTACCGCCGTTCTTTGCTATACCCGAAGCAAGAGCGACCGCAGTTTCTTCTGCTATGCCAACATCGAAAAACTGATTTTTGTACTTCTCGCGCAACTTCTCGTCAAATCCAAACACCATAGGAGTTGCCGCAGTTATTGCGCAAACTGACTTGTCCTTATCCATCTTTTTGGTAAGATAATCAGCTGTCAGTGAACCGTAGTTTTCGCCGCCGCCCCAATTAACAGTAGATTTACCGGTTTCGGGGTCAAAGGGCATTGACCAGTGCCAGTGCTCCTTATTGTTTTCAGCAATCGTATAGCCCTTGCCCTTCTTGGTGACAATATGTACCACAACAGGCTTTGTAGAATCTTTTACACCCTTAAAAGCTTCTATAAGCTGTTCGATATCATTACCGTCTGCCACGAAAACATAATCCAACCCCATAGCTGTAAACAGATTTGTTTCAGCCTTACCATTGCCTTCGCGCAGAGCTTTAAGATTTTTGTACATACCGCCGTGATTCTCGGCGATGGACATATCATTATCATTCACCACAATGATAAAATTGGTGTCCATCTCCCCTGCGAAGTCTATACCCTCCAGAGCTTCGCCGCCGCTGAGAGAACCGTCACCGATAACTGCGATTATATTTTCCTTTCCACCTGTAAGGTCTCTGCCCTTAGCAAGACCTGCAGCAAGGCTCACCGAAGTAGATGTATGACCAACATTGAAGAAATCGTGGGCGCTTTCTTCAGGGTTAGTATAACCTGAAACATCTCCGAAGTGCGCATCATCTGTGTAAGCCAGCTTTCTTCCTGTGAGTATCTTGTGAGGATAGCACTGATGAGATACGTCAAATACGAACTTATCCTTCGGAGAATCAAAAACATAATGCATAGCTATCGTTGTTTCAACTATACCGAAGTTAGGACCGAAATGTCCGCCGCGCTTGGAAAGACGATTCATCATAGCATCTCTGATGTCCTGTGCAAGTCCTTTCAGTTCGGCGATATCCAGCTTTTTAACGTCCTCGGGAGAGTTTACCCTGTCAAGTATCTCGTACATATGCAATACCTCTCAGTTCATATAATAATACAATTCTCATTTGTCGTTCTGCTGTAATATTGTAGCACAATCACTTATTTAAAAACTATAATATTTTGTCAGAAAAATTGTATAAACCTATAGAAGCAACCTTAATATGTTGAATAAAGAAAACTCAGTATAAAAACAGGAAGATACCATAAAAGAGTATCTTCCCGGATATTATAGCTATTATCAAGCTGCTCTGAGTTACTTTAAAAGGCGTATCGTGAAATTATCTAAGCAAGTCTTCAAGTATAACAGCTGCATCGGTCACACAGCCTCGGCAAGTTCTTAGTACCTTGCCCGTACCAATACCTTTAAGCTCATGACACATCAGCGAAGAGTTCATTTGCGTGAAACGCATCTCAAGTTCGGATATCTTCTTTAAAGCTTCTTCCTCACCGAATTTCTTTTTAAGAACGTGTTCTGCTGCAAGGACGGCACCGCATTTGCCCATCTTTCCGCCTGCATAACGCATTGCAGCTTCCCAAGCTTCATCGATAGTAATTCCTGCATCATCTATGAAAGCATTCAAAACTGCGCTTGAACAGCTCTGACCATTCTTGTGGTTCTCTATCGCCAGATCACTTTTATTATTCATCTCTTTCCTCCATGCAAAGACCGCAGAGTTACGTCTGCGGTCATAAAATTCATTATCTGTTCAGCGGAAGTACCGAGTTCTTTATAACAAGGTCACCCTCGATGGTACGCATACGGTATATGGTACTGGGGTCGTTCAGACGCTGTATAAGAGTATTGACAGTCAGCTCAGCCATATACTCAGCATCGATGCTGATAGTGGTTATCGTCGGATCGCTGACTTCGGAGATGAGGTAGTTATCGTATCCAACTACAGATACGTCTTCGGGTACTGAATACCCATGCTCACGAAGCTGCTTGATGGTCTGGAAAGCGACCTCGTCACAGTTGCAGACAAAAGCAGTAGGCATATCATCGGGGAAGACAAGATCGATAGGATCTGAATACTTGTCTCTGTCATCGATGATCCAGTCATCGCGTATTTCAAGGTCATGCTCAATAAGCGCTTTGAGATATCCCATGTATCTGTCGAATATACTGGATGTAGCTTTCTTGGATCCGATAAAGCCGATACGTCTGTGACCAAGGCTTATGAGATAATTTGCAAGCTTATATCCACCGTTATAGCCGTTGGTAACGATGGAGTCAACTTTAAGCCCGGGGACATAGTAGTCCAGAAGAATAAGATGCTCAACATTTTCCGAAAGATTCTGAGCATACACATGGGAAATTTCACCCAACGAGATAAGAGCAGAGATCTTTCTGTCTGTTACGATATTAGGCAGTACCAGATTTTCCTCGTCCTTGTATTCAAGGTTCTCGATGACACAGTACAGATTTTCTCTTTTCAGTCTTTGTACAAGGCTGTTGTACAGTGTCCAGTAGAAAGAGCCGCTTAGTCCCACATATTTTTCGGGTATGAGGACACCGATATTGCTCTTCTTGCGTGATGTCACAGTCTTGGAGGGCACATAGCCCATTTCTTCAGCTACCTGTTTGATCTTAGCTCTCAGCTCATCGCTAACACCGCTCTTATCAGCAAGGGCCTTTGAAACGGTAACATTGCTGGTGTTACAGGCTTTAGCGATATCTATCAGGGTAACAGGTTTTTTCATTGTTATCACTCCTTTGATTGTTATAACTTAATATTAACTTTATTATAAACAATTTTCGTCAATTTGTCAAGAGTTTTCTTTAAATTTGATAAAAATAATGTAAATTCTGAATGGCGAGTTGTATTGTCAGAAAGGAAAAAGCGGTAAAACGGCGTGTTTACGAGGTTAATGAAATTGTTAAAAATTATTCGTTAAATAATGATTCTATGGTAAATATTTCAAGTTATCGGGATTGATAAATTATCGACAATATCAAATTTGTAAAAACGGAATCGGGTCCTGTCACAGATAAAAAATACACCGGTACCTTGTCGATACCGGTGATCTGTATTTATATTATTTATTGTAGAAATCGTTCTGCTTGTCGTATACTACCTGAGCGGTGTATTTCTTTATCGCATCAGAATTCTCTTTGATGTCTAACTCTTCGATCCAGCTGTCGATCTTTCCCTGGAACTCATCGCCCTTCATGTTCTGGAGAAGAGTATCATGATTATCAGAAGCATACTGTTCGCTGTTTTCAGTAATATCGCCCTTCATTACTATGTAATAGAAGCCGTCATCTTCATGAGCAGTTGCCTTACCGATCTCAAGTCCTTTGATGAATGTTGCAAGCTTTCCTTCATCGGTGTTTTTAGCTTCTTCACCCTGTCCGCCGAGATCGTACATTGTATCGTTATTGGGTTCTTCCGCAGCATCTTCACTGTCGGTAGCAGTCTCGTCTGATTCTTCATTTTCTGAAGGTGCTTCAGCTTCGTCTGCTGCGCTGTCTTCGGGAGCATCTACCTCAGTAACTGTATCAGATGAAGGCATAGGACCTACAACACCGTCTTCTGCAGTGCCGTCTTCATCGGAAGAAGTTGCTTCTTCAAGCTTAGCAGCTGCATATTCATTATACTCTTTTATAAGATTGTCAAATTCCTCATAGGAAAGACCTTCTGCTTTAGCAAGGTATTCATCACGAATTGCCTCGTTCTCTTTGTTTTCCTTTTCAGCTTCGGCTGAATCTTCTGCGTTGGATTTCTGTATCCTTATCGCCTTGTATCTTACGTAGTTATCCTCAACGTACTTCTTCATATCTGCATCGGTAACTGCTTCTACGCCGTCTGCTGCGTAATAGTAATCGAACAGTCTTGTACGCATTGTCTGAGCTTTGAGCACTGTTCTGATGGATTCTTTGGAAATTCCCTCTTCTTCCATCAGGTCTCCGCTGGCATCCCAGATGCTCTTTATATTGTCATTTATGCTCTTAAGTTCTTCATCGGTAAGCTCAAGACCCAGCTCATCGAACTTGTAGGTTATAGCAATGCATTCTTTTGTGTTCTTCCTTGCCTGCTCAACCAGATAATCACGGAGCTTCTGACCGTCTTTGTCACTGTCGAGGTCGATGATAGCCTGACCTGTTGTATAATAAGACATTGTCAGCTCATATGACATTTCGGAATACAGATTGTATATGTACACGCCTGCATTGACTTTTTCGCCGCCCTTATATGTCATAACATATCTTGTATCGGAACAGCCCGACATAGTAAACATCATAGCTGCAGCTGAAATTGCAGCAAATGCTTTTTTGATTTTATTCATTTTAATTCCAGATCCTTTCCTGCTTTTTTATGAAAACAGACTTTAACTTATACATTATACAACATTTATCCGTATAAGTCAAGAGCTGAATGAAACTTTTTGTATAAGTCTGTAAAAGTTTATAGGCTCACAGTAACGAGATATCTGTATCAAGTGTTATCCTTCTTCCGTTTGAGCGCAGTATGCCTTCGTCATTCAGACGTTTGATCTCACGCATCATGGCACTTCTGTCGCAGCAGATGTAATCCGCCAGTTCTGACAGTGATACGGGAAGTTTCTGCTGTATGCATTTCTTGGTATCAAGAAAAAAACAGAAAGCGGCGATGACCTTTTCGCGTATTGTACGCCGGCTGAGTATATCTATATGGGCTGCGTATCTGCGGGCTGCTCCTCCGATGATACTGTCTATGAAAATACTGTGTCTGCTGCATTTTTTATCACAGCCGTCGAGAAGTTTGTTATAGCTTAAATATGCTACACTGCAGGCACTGCCTGCGATAGCACAGCAGGCATCAAGTCCTATTTTCGGGAAAACTCCACAGCCGAAGGAATCGCCTTTGCGGCAGATATCGAGTATGCTTTTCTGACCGTCACTGCTGATATTGACTATCAGCACTGTACCCTCGGTTACTATCGCTGTTTCAGTTAAAGTATTGCTGAGATTTACGACTATCATCTCGCCTTTTGAATATTTGTGGGTATGAGCGCCCAGACACTCAGCGGGACTTCCCTCTTTATCTGCCGAATATACGTATCGTGTAATTATTTCACTCATGTTTCTCACTCCATAATGTGATGAAATTTCAAAATAGATACTACATCTTGTATTATATCACATTATTGTTGCTTTTGCAACAGACATTCACATTTTTTTGTAGTATAATCAAAACTACCGATATTATTGAGTGATATTATGACATTGTGACTTATTCGGAGGAATATAAGATGAAGATAATAAAAAGAAACGGCGCTGAGGAAGTATTTGATCAGGCTAAGATAATTAATGCTATAAAAAAAGCAAATGCAGCAGGTGAAAAAGGCAGGATAAGCGATGAAGAGATAGCCGATGTCACCGATTACGTTGAATACAAATGCAACAAACTGGGCAGAGCTGTAACCGTTGAAGAGATACAGGATATGGTAGAGAACCAGCTTATGGCAAAAGGTGCTTTCGAGCTGGCTAGGAGGTATGTAAGATACCGTTACACCCGTTCTCTCGTAAGAAAGACCAACACCACCGATAACAAAATACTCAGCCTTATCGAGTGCGCAAACGAAGAGGTCAAGCAGGAAAACTCCAATAAGAACCCTGCTGTCAACAGTGTACAGCGTGACTATATGGCAGGCGAAGTCAGCCGTGACCTTACAAAAAGGCTTCTCCTTCCCCCCGATATTGTTGAGGCTCACGAGGCAGGCATAATCCATTTTCATGATACGGATTATTATGCACAGCATATGCACAACTGTGACCTTGTCAATCTCGAAGATATGCTGCAGAACGGTACTGTTATCAGTGAGACACTTATTGAGAAACCTCACAGTTTTTCCACTGCCTGCAATATCGCTACACAGATAATCGCCCAGGTAGCTTCAAATCAGTACGGCGGACAAAGCATCAGCCTTGCTCATCTAGCGCCTTTCGTTCAGATATCCAGAGTCAAGATACGCAAGGAGCTTGAGGTCGAGATGGCAAAGCTGGGTGTTACACCTACTCAGGAAAAGCTTGAAATGATAACCGAAGAAAGGTTGCGCAGAGAGATAACCAGAGGTGTACAGACGATACAGTATCAGGTCGTTACTCTGCTGACTACCAATGGACAGGCACCTTTTGTTACTGTGTTCATGTATCTTAATGAAGCTAAGAACGAGCAGGAAAAGAAAGACCTTGCAATGATAATCGAGGAGACCCTGAAACAGCGTGCCGAAGGCGTTAAGAACGAATCAGGAGTATGGGTCACTCCTGCCTTTCCGAAACTGATATATGTGCTTGAAGAGGATAACATCGATGAGGGCACGCCTTACTTCTACCTGACTAAGCTTGCTGCTAAATGTACTGCAAAGCGTATGGTGCCCGATTATATCTCAGAGAAGGTTATGAAGAAGCTGAAAGTCGATAAAAACGGTGAGGGACACTGCTATACCTGCATGGGATGCAGAAGTTTCCTGACACCTTATATAGATGAAAACGGCAAGCCTAAGTATTACGGACGCTTCAACCAGGGCGTTGTTACGATAAATCTTGTTGATATCGCGCTTTCAAGCTCAAAGAATATGGAGAACTTCTGGAAGATATTCGATGACAGGCTGGAGCTCTGTTACAGAGCACTGATGTGCAGACACGAACGTCTTAAAGGTACACTTTCAGATGCTGCACCGATACTGTGGCAGTACGGTGCGCTGGCACGACTTAAAAAGGGTGAAACGATAGACAAACTGCTGTTTGGCGGTTATTCGACTATATCTCTTGGATATGCGGGACTTTACGAGTGCGTGAAGTACATGACAGGCAAGAGCCACACCGACCCGGAAGCAAAGCCTTTCGCACTGGAGATAATGCAGCACATGAATGATGCCTGCAAGAAGTGGAAAGAAAAAGAGAACATCGATTTCTCAATATATGGAACTCCCCTTGAATCGACTACTTACAAGTTCGCAAGATGTCTGCAAAAGAGGTTTGGTATCGTCGAGGGTATTACCGACAAGAGCTACATCACAAACAGCTATCATGTCCATGTGACCGAGCAGATCGATGCTTTCACAAAGCTGAAATTCGAAAGCGAGTTCCAGCATCTCTCTCCCGGCGGTGCAATAAGCTATGTAGAAGTTCCCAATATGCAGAAAAATATTCCTGCTGTGCTGAAAGTTATCAGATTCATCTACGATAATATAATGTACGCTGAACTGAATACCAAGAGCGACTACTGCCAGGTATGCGGATTTGACGGCGAGATACAGATCGTTGAAGATGACGGCAAGCTTATCTGGGAGTGTCCTCAGTGCCACAACCGCGACCAAAACAAGATGAACGTTGCAAGACGTACCTGCGGTTACATCGGCACACAGTACTGGAACCAGGGAAGAACACAGGAAATTCGAGACAGAGTTCTGCACCTGTGATAATATATCGGGATACGGGAGATAAGGTATGGTAGAGCTAAGACCTGTTGACAAGAACAATATCGATGATGTGCTGACTCTGGAAGTTCATGAATACCAGAAAAGCTATGTTTCAACTGTGGCAGAATCTTTGGCACAGGCTTATGTCTATAATGATAATGCATACCCATTTGCGGTGTACAGCGGCGATGAAATAGTCGGATTCATAATGATGGGCTACTACGAGGTCAAGCAATATTACACTTTGTGGAAATTCCTCATAGATAAAGACCATCAGCGCAGGGGCTATGGCAGACAGGCACTCGCTCTTGGAATAAAATTCCTCAAAGACAGGTTCGATGTCGATTCTGTTTATACAGGAGTAGTTCCAGGCAATGCAGTCGCAAACCGATTGTACCGTTCGGTAGGATTCGTACCCACCGGGCTTATCGAACTTGGAATGGAAGAGATGCGACTTGTACTTTCACAGGAAGGACAGTGAGCAAATGTACTATGGTGAGATAAAAAACTGCGATATCGCGGACGGCATAGGCGTAAGAGTCAGTCTTTTTGTTTCGGGGTGCAGACACCACTGTGAGGGCT from Ruminococcus albus AD2013 includes:
- a CDS encoding alpha/beta hydrolase, coding for MKTDKFKINTASLSTDQGDIVIDEFIPETEGRYPSVIMSHGFNSCAEELHDVAKVLAENGIYALCYDFNGGGNKGRSTGKTTDMSVLTEQNDLRAVLNHVKSSPQTGDIYLYGESQGGFVSAITAPDIPDIAGLFLVYPAFVIPHDWLSRDESTMQGEFEFMGVKISKTYYDGIPRYDVFAKASEFKKPVKIWHGGADPVVDPEYSLKLVKSYEKCELKVISGLVHWFPPELRADIAEEIVRSIKA
- a CDS encoding PASTA domain-containing protein, whose amino-acid sequence is MMKNRLKNLGYRASDSDADILRDEFADFGKDAQIPDDAKERILSSVMGKAGFKMNNTNGIIKGHKNIPENKTDKNITTSNGKLRIHRGGAIAACIAVLAAGAVTSTMLFGKKINTDSPASSKTENTSADEKTTSAENDDNVTMPDLIGENIDSLDQDYDYLPDVVIAYENNPDYDDGIIFWQSPEPGEPINSYDKVILRVSGRNNTVVLPNLVGKNIDQVQQDWGDKLNIEVQDEYNNDYEEGIIFWQSQTAGKNVKEGFTITLKVSRGKQLTVIPDVSGFESEVAESELRAAGFTVVLRSKYDDNVAEGIAIGTEPAAGTEFALEGAVTLYISKGPLDTKVKVPNVIGLNKESAIKLLEENDLKAKVVDLPHDGDKGMVIDQDFESDRIVEKDSEIRIYISTGVSDPVDLTISIPMPDGLSGEFTLDGYVNGNRRYTQTISNGETVAGGAITMDISGKKTETITVSLTNESTGKSVNYAEFFVDYDKKTAELNGSLNIDGLLATMK
- a CDS encoding RNA polymerase sigma factor, translating into MNDNELLILLQSDHERGLEQTVRQYSAYVYKIACTRLYDVCTNEDIEEAVSDVFLAFYNAGVDNGFKFRSVQAILGVIAKRHCIDVFRKKSKCIDTVDYDELENCIADDKDESRELLEAVKELGEPDSTIFIRKYYFGQKNIDIAKELHMSKGTVNMRISRGLKKLKKILEGRE
- a CDS encoding alpha-hydroxy-acid oxidizing protein encodes the protein MGYERISDANIINEKYMDSILFEERLIDSIAADTEMEFLGEKFSMPIFMPAFSHLSNFGGRELTGLEEYSLAAKELNVLNFVGMVENDMFEKIVNTGAKTVRIVKPYADNGKVRDQMQFAEAHGAFGIGMDIDHIFGTSGYDICMGENMTAQSADLLRSYVESSKLPFIVKGVLSVRDALLCADIGAKAIIVSHHHGRLPYAVPPMMILPEIKEALKGRDVRIIVDCGIASGSDVYKAIALGADAAAVGRAILPSLEKDGTEGVKACFSNIRDELRYVMSFTGFSKVRDIDGSALRFTR
- a CDS encoding sugar phosphate isomerase/epimerase family protein, with the translated sequence MRLGTSSPLRHSSADEWAKNHCVLGCSAVVFPVQSNEPLDRIDEYKNAAEKNGLMIAEVGIWRNALAANEQERRKNLDYCVEQLRLADYLGARCAVNVAGAFGERWDGGYKANFTDEAWKQTVSMIQYIIDTANVKDTYFTIEPMPWMIPTSPKQYLRLIEMVDRDRFAVHLDAINMINSAERYFGMEEFIDECAELLGSKIRSCHLKDVHLKQEYTIQLEEFAPGQGEFPLRYYAEAMDKIDSDMPMILEHLNTDEEYLKYLAYLKGQLNGLYKVL
- a CDS encoding 1-deoxy-D-xylulose-5-phosphate synthase, with protein sequence MYEILDRVNSPEDVKKLDIAELKGLAQDIRDAMMNRLSKRGGHFGPNFGIVETTIAMHYVFDSPKDKFVFDVSHQCYPHKILTGRKLAYTDDAHFGDVSGYTNPEESAHDFFNVGHTSTSVSLAAGLAKGRDLTGGKENIIAVIGDGSLSGGEALEGIDFAGEMDTNFIIVVNDNDMSIAENHGGMYKNLKALREGNGKAETNLFTAMGLDYVFVADGNDIEQLIEAFKGVKDSTKPVVVHIVTKKGKGYTIAENNKEHWHWSMPFDPETGKSTVNWGGGENYGSLTADYLTKKMDKDKSVCAITAATPMVFGFDEKLREKYKNQFFDVGIAEETAVALASGIAKNGGKPVFGVNSTFMQRTYDQIMQDVCLNSSAVTFLVFSASVYGMSDVTHIGIYDIPMISNIPGLAYLAPTCAEEYIAMLDWAVEQDSYPVAIRVPGNGVVHTDREIPTDYSELNKAELVKHGDGAAIIAVGGFYQIGEKAVDILSQQGINAALINPRFVTGLDTPMLDTLKENCKVVITLEDGSLDGGFGQKIAAYFGSSDVNVRCYGMCKEFYDRYNANELLDNLGITPEKIAADIAAMLK
- a CDS encoding C-GCAxxG-C-C family protein: MNNKSDLAIENHKNGQSCSSAVLNAFIDDAGITIDEAWEAAMRYAGGKMGKCGAVLAAEHVLKKKFGEEEALKKISELEMRFTQMNSSLMCHELKGIGTGKVLRTCRGCVTDAAVILEDLLR